Proteins encoded together in one Impatiens glandulifera chromosome 1, dImpGla2.1, whole genome shotgun sequence window:
- the LOC124919622 gene encoding probable ethylene response sensor 1: protein MESCDCIETQWPADELLVKYQYISDFFIAFAYFSIPLELIYFVQKSAFFPYRWVLMQFGAFIVLCGATHFINLWTFSMHSKTVAVVMTIAKIATAVVSCATALMLVHIIPDLLSVKTTELRLRNKAEALDREMGLIMSQEETGRHVRMLTHEIRSTLDKHTILRTTLVELGRTLELEECAIWMPSRKGMNLELSYTLNNLIPVGSTVAINLPIVNEVFNSSEAIRIPHTCPLARIQPVGRYLPPEVVAVRVPLLHLSNFQINDWPDLSAKTYAIMVLILPMDGIRKWRDHELELVEVVADQVAVALSHAEILEESMRARDQLVKQNVDLDSARQEAEMAIRARNDFLAVMNHEMRTPMHAMMSLSSLLLETELNPDQRIMIETVLRSSNLLATLVNDVLDLSRLEDGSLELDADVFNLHEVFREVINLIKPIASVKKLPMTWILAPDLPMYAVGDEKRLMQTILNIAGNAVKFTKEGYVSIIASIAKSESLRDWRPPEFYPVSCDGHFFLRVQVKDSGCGITSQDLPYVFTKFSQSNIGSNRIHTGVGLGLAICKRFVSLMGGYIWVESEGLEKGSSVTFLVKLGICNRPNVSTATQPVIPFARVHQGSADFIGWRPFPKETPRYQRSL from the exons ATGGAGTCCTGTGATTGTATTGAGACCCAGTGGCCTGCTGATGAGCTCCTTGTGAAATACCAATACATATCAGACTTCTTTATTGCATTTGCTTATTTCTCAATTCCCTTAGAGCTGATTTACTTTGTCCAAAAGTCAGCATTCTTTCCTTATAGATGGGTGCTAATGCAATTCGGGGCTTTCATTGTTCTCTGCGGTGCAACACATTTTATAAATCTGTGGACTTTCTCTATGCATTCAAAGACAGTTGCTGTAGTCATGACGATAGCAAAAATTGCAACTGCTGTAGTATCATGTGCAACAGCTTTGATGCTTGTGCACATTATTCCCGATCTTCTGAGTGTCAAAACAACTGAATTACGCCTTAGGAACAAGGCTGAAGCTCTTGACAGAGAAATGGGGCTTATTATGTCTCAAGAAGAAACCGGGAGACATGTCAGAATGCTAACGCATGAAATTAGAAGCACACTTGACAAGCACACTATTCTTAGAACTACACTGGTTGAATTGGGAAGGACTTTGGAGCTAGAGGAGTGTGCAATATGGATGCCATCAAGAAAGGGCATGAACCTTGAACTTTCTTACACTTTAAACAACCTTATTCCTGTTGGATCTACTGTGGCCATAAATCTTCCCATTGTCAATGAGGTTTTTAATAGTAGTGAAGCAATACGAATCCCACATACATGCCCTTTGGCACGGATCCAACCTGTTGGAAGATATCTACCCCCAGAGGTCGTTGCTGTCCGAGTTCCTCTTCTACATCTTTCAAACTTCCAAATTAATGACTGGCCGGACCTCTCAGCAAAAACTTATGCTATAATGGTTCTAATCCTACCTATGGATGGAATAAGAAAATGGAGGGACCATGAATTGGAACTTGTAGAAGTTGTTGCTGACCAG GTTGCTGTTGCTCTTTCTCATGCTGAAATTTTGGAAGAGTCTATGAGAGCTCGCGATCAATTAGTGAAGCAGAATGTTGATCTTGATTCTGCTCGACAAGAGGCCGAGATGGCTATCCGTGCTCGAAATGATTTCTTGGCAGTGATGAATCATGAGATGAGGACACCTATGCATGCCATGAtgtctctctcttctcttcttttaGAAACAGAACTAAATCCAGATCAAAGAATTATGATAGAAACTGTATTAAGGAGTAGCAATCTACTAGCCACACTTGTTAATGATGTTCTAGATTTATCTAGACTTGAAGATGGTAGCCTTGAATTAGATGCCGATGTCTTCAATCTTCATGAGGTCTTCAGAGAG GTAATTAACTTGATAAAGCCCATTGCTTCTGTGAAGAAGTTACCTATGACGTGGATTTTGGCCCCAGATTTACCCATGTATGCTGTTGGTGATGAGAAGCGGCTTATGCAGACTATTCTTAACATTGCTGGGAATGCTGTAAAATTCACAAAGGAGGGTTATGTTTCCATTATAGCTTCTATTGCTAAATCAGAGTCATTGAGAGATTGGCGACCTCCTGAATTTTATCCCGTTTCATGTGACGGACACTTCTTCTTGAGAGTACAG GTTAAGGATTCTGGTTGCGGCATTACTTCACAAGATCTCCCATATGTTTTTACTAAGTTTTCGCAGTCTAACATTGGTTCAAACAGAATTCACACTGGTGTGGGTCTTGGACTTGCAATATGTAAACG GTTTGTGAGTCTCATGGGAGGGTACATTTGGGTTGAAAGTGAAGGATTGGAGAAAGGAAGCTCAGTGACATTTCTAGTCAAACTTGGGATTTGCAACAGGCCAAATGTATCGACGGCTACACAACCAGTCATACCTTTTGCAAGAGTTCATCAAGGAAGTGCTGATTTCATTGGCTGGAGGCCATTTCCAAAAGAGACGCCTCGCTATCAAAGGAGTCTTTGA